A region from the Actinoplanes sp. OR16 genome encodes:
- a CDS encoding serine hydrolase: MDDDFIQAARDLGVYGIHVHREGHEPLSHRFRSDDRVNLYSVAKTFTSVALGLAAADGRLTLDDLLLDHLPELRPLAADGFERVTLRHLVTMTSGTSHEWFADERIDAADLLHEIVAAPLTAEPGSVFRYTGSGPYAIGRVIARVTGADLRSFLTARIFRPLDLHNPAWHTCPLGHPFAESDLFLRTEELSRFARLLLNEGLWEGRRLIPADYVRSLTAAPVTTGHDGRFTTYGLGVWCEPGGIYRMDGRYGQYAVIDPARRTTVTVTAHAEQDADLLDAVHDLLLSRIPLP; encoded by the coding sequence GTGGACGACGACTTCATCCAGGCCGCCCGTGATCTCGGCGTGTACGGCATTCACGTGCACCGCGAGGGCCACGAACCGCTGAGCCACCGCTTCCGCTCCGACGACCGGGTCAACCTCTACTCGGTCGCGAAGACCTTCACCTCGGTCGCCCTCGGACTGGCCGCCGCCGACGGCCGGCTGACGCTCGACGACCTCCTGCTCGACCACCTGCCGGAGCTGCGGCCGCTCGCCGCCGACGGGTTCGAGCGGGTCACCCTGCGGCATCTCGTGACGATGACGAGCGGCACCAGCCATGAATGGTTCGCCGATGAGCGGATCGACGCGGCCGACCTGCTGCACGAGATCGTCGCGGCGCCTCTGACGGCCGAGCCGGGTTCGGTGTTCCGGTACACCGGCTCCGGCCCCTATGCGATCGGCCGGGTCATCGCCCGCGTCACCGGGGCTGACCTGCGGTCCTTCTTGACGGCCCGGATCTTCCGCCCGCTCGATCTGCACAATCCCGCGTGGCACACCTGCCCGCTCGGTCACCCTTTCGCGGAGAGCGATCTCTTCCTTCGTACGGAGGAACTGTCCCGCTTCGCCCGCCTCCTGTTGAACGAGGGGCTCTGGGAGGGGCGCCGCCTGATCCCCGCCGACTACGTCCGCTCCCTCACCGCAGCCCCGGTGACGACGGGTCACGACGGCCGGTTCACCACCTACGGCCTGGGCGTCTGGTGTGAACCGGGCGGCATCTACCGGATGGACGGCCGGTACGGGCAATACGCCGTCATCGACCCCGCGCGCCGTACCACCGTGACCGTGACCGCCCACGCCGAACAGGACGCCGACCTCCTGGACGCCGTCCACGACCTGCTCCTGTCCCGGATCCCCCTGCCCTGA
- a CDS encoding ABC transporter ATP-binding protein has protein sequence MTSPPRRAPKAGIDPDPGKSWLRRAWPLVRAHRALLITSLVLSFIGLIVQVQIPDLVRIGIDDALVARTESLSRYVWLIAILAVAQGVINFFARLYLLRTAYEMEYDLRNTVFGHLMRMSYGFYDRVQSGELMSRATSDIRAVQMYLAFGPSILVQCTIAVIAFGLMVSINAPLAVVAMATMPLIAFLGVRMRKAIFPVSWLIQSRLAGVATVVDENIQGVRIVKAFAAEQRQISALSAAADRVRWAYTTDARIRSRWMPVMDNLSRVGLALVLLVGGLMVLGGDATIGTIVAFNSYVLMLQPPFRMLGMIIMMGQRAAASAQRIYEILDTKADISEPSEPAAPPPRGAIRFEDVRFAYPDGTIGLDGLTLDISPGETVALVGATGSGKSTVGRLAARFYDADAGRVLLDGQDVRDYRLATLRDRVGIVPDEPFLFSVSLHENIAFGRPGAGRDEVEAAALAAGADEFIRDLPDGYDTVVGERGYTLSGGQRQRVAIARALLVNPPVLILDDATSAVDVRVEHEIHSSLRGLMEGRTTVVVAHRLATIGLADRVVLIEDGRVVADGAHADLLANSPRYASVLAAQEVSA, from the coding sequence GTGACCTCCCCGCCACGCCGGGCCCCCAAGGCCGGCATCGATCCCGATCCCGGCAAGTCCTGGCTCCGGCGGGCGTGGCCACTGGTCCGCGCCCACCGCGCCCTGCTGATCACGTCGCTGGTCCTCTCCTTCATCGGCCTGATCGTCCAGGTGCAGATCCCCGACCTGGTCCGGATCGGCATCGACGACGCGCTCGTGGCCCGGACCGAGAGCCTGAGCCGGTACGTCTGGCTCATCGCGATCCTCGCCGTGGCCCAGGGTGTCATCAACTTCTTCGCCCGGCTCTACCTGCTGCGGACGGCCTACGAGATGGAGTACGACCTCCGGAACACCGTCTTCGGCCACCTCATGCGGATGTCCTACGGGTTCTACGACCGGGTCCAGTCCGGTGAGCTCATGTCGCGGGCGACCAGCGACATCCGAGCCGTGCAGATGTACCTGGCGTTCGGCCCGTCGATCCTCGTCCAGTGCACGATCGCGGTGATCGCGTTCGGCCTGATGGTGTCGATCAACGCGCCGCTGGCGGTGGTGGCGATGGCGACCATGCCACTGATCGCGTTCCTCGGCGTACGGATGCGCAAGGCGATCTTCCCGGTCTCCTGGCTGATCCAATCGCGGCTCGCCGGGGTCGCGACGGTGGTCGACGAGAACATCCAGGGCGTCCGGATCGTCAAGGCGTTCGCGGCCGAACAGCGGCAGATCAGCGCTCTCTCCGCGGCGGCCGACAGGGTGCGGTGGGCCTACACCACCGACGCGCGGATCCGCAGCCGGTGGATGCCGGTCATGGACAACCTGTCCCGGGTCGGGCTCGCCCTGGTGCTGCTGGTCGGCGGCCTGATGGTGCTCGGCGGCGACGCCACGATCGGGACGATCGTGGCGTTCAACTCGTACGTGCTGATGCTCCAGCCGCCGTTCCGGATGCTCGGGATGATCATCATGATGGGGCAGCGGGCTGCCGCTTCGGCGCAGCGGATCTACGAGATCCTGGACACGAAAGCGGATATATCAGAGCCTTCTGAGCCGGCTGCTCCGCCTCCGCGCGGCGCGATCCGGTTCGAGGACGTCCGTTTCGCCTATCCGGACGGAACGATCGGCCTCGACGGACTGACGCTGGACATCTCGCCCGGCGAGACGGTGGCTCTGGTCGGCGCCACCGGTTCCGGGAAGTCGACGGTCGGCAGACTCGCCGCCCGCTTCTACGACGCCGACGCCGGGCGGGTGCTGCTCGACGGGCAGGACGTGCGCGACTACCGGCTCGCCACGCTGCGGGACCGGGTCGGGATCGTGCCGGACGAACCGTTCCTCTTCTCGGTGTCGCTGCACGAGAACATCGCCTTCGGGCGGCCGGGCGCCGGCCGCGACGAGGTGGAGGCGGCGGCCCTGGCGGCCGGCGCCGACGAGTTCATCCGGGACCTGCCGGACGGGTACGACACCGTCGTCGGGGAACGCGGGTACACCCTGTCCGGCGGGCAGCGCCAGCGGGTCGCCATCGCACGGGCGCTGCTGGTCAACCCGCCGGTGCTGATCCTCGACGATGCCACGAGCGCGGTGGACGTACGGGTCGAGCACGAGATCCACTCCTCGCTGCGGGGGCTCATGGAGGGGCGGACCACCGTCGTGGTGGCGCATCGACTGGCGACGATCGGGTTGGCGGACCGGGTAGTGCTGATCGAAGACGGTCGTGTGGTTGCCGATGGGGCACATGCCGACTTGCTGGCTAATAGCCCGCGATATGCGAGCGTTCTCGCGGCTCAGGAGGTCTCCGCGTGA
- a CDS encoding M14 family zinc carboxypeptidase: MDLSRTLAGFGTALLTATLLATPAPAGAAPGDSPSSRDFGNGPERNEIAALETFAARTLGAADAAQGTTRKQRGYPRQNELPVYPENPDDRSIKLGLIPYHAIAPKLNALQKASNRVSAEVIGKSAGGRDLYLVTVTAPESTAESARQDRWRHLIEDNPWAAKRDKSLESSYKTPVWINANIHGNEWEGTDGALRVIERLATATDTATADFLKTSRVYVTVTNNPDGRVAGTRANGAGFDINRDHATNSQPESRAVRDVVIGTQPFVMLDEHGYTGTTLIEPATPPHGQNYEYDLYIKHALPNALGMEAAIQKLGYAETTRADIPFRDYAPGDWDDWPPIFTPMYAIYQGAVGHTVEIPLAVNNANYNTLPVEELRRRSAINTDVAAATIEATLVYAGTNKASLLAGQIEQFRRGWAGEAAPVIPDGFVDGFGPEDRYSTTYPRAYVIPAGTPAATRLVNHLIDNDVRIKKAHRDFTVNGRRYAAGTYIVDMHQPKRGLANVLLEAGRDISDLVPQMYDISGWSHGLLWGATVDASRHAVPRVATSPVEEAVLQGSVDARKGSDLLLKLADGNDVRAVNELLAQGIKLRRADAATVVVPAEARPEASAVAKTLGVRFTAASRGTKGDVFDQPVIAGAVSADELFALKEMGFAVRTVSTAVLNAGASLDGVDTLIVSSGLSYAGLNATGKATVDAFLARGGGVVTRGATGAAFNAAAKLLPAVATAGRGDANGVVNVVNSGPVVGAGSLPHSFVYSPIWFTGSGFTVEQRYGATPLVAGHWQPTAAGTNGPAQAAGQAAVVSGATAGAGRAVLFGTEPLFRAHPKGLYAQYARALLWTAG, from the coding sequence GTGGACTTGTCACGAACGCTGGCCGGATTCGGAACCGCGCTGCTGACCGCGACCCTGCTGGCCACGCCGGCGCCCGCCGGCGCAGCACCGGGCGACTCCCCATCGAGCAGGGACTTCGGCAACGGGCCGGAGCGCAACGAGATCGCCGCCCTGGAGACCTTCGCCGCGCGGACGCTCGGAGCAGCCGACGCGGCTCAGGGCACCACGAGGAAACAGCGGGGATATCCACGGCAGAACGAGCTCCCCGTCTATCCGGAGAACCCCGACGACCGGTCGATCAAGCTCGGACTGATCCCGTACCACGCCATCGCGCCCAAGCTGAACGCCCTCCAGAAGGCGTCGAACAGGGTGTCCGCCGAGGTGATCGGCAAGTCGGCCGGGGGTCGCGACCTCTACCTCGTCACGGTGACCGCGCCGGAGTCGACGGCGGAGTCGGCGAGGCAGGACCGCTGGCGACACCTGATCGAGGACAATCCCTGGGCGGCAAAACGCGATAAATCGCTTGAATCCTCTTACAAGACTCCGGTCTGGATCAACGCGAACATCCACGGTAACGAGTGGGAGGGGACCGACGGCGCTCTCCGCGTCATCGAGAGACTGGCCACCGCGACCGACACCGCGACCGCCGACTTCCTCAAGACGAGTCGCGTCTACGTGACGGTCACGAACAACCCGGACGGCCGGGTCGCGGGTACCCGGGCCAACGGCGCCGGCTTCGACATCAACCGCGACCACGCCACGAACTCCCAGCCGGAGTCGCGGGCGGTCCGCGACGTGGTGATCGGCACCCAGCCGTTCGTGATGCTGGACGAGCACGGCTACACCGGCACCACGCTGATCGAGCCGGCCACCCCGCCGCACGGGCAGAACTACGAGTACGACCTCTACATCAAGCACGCCCTGCCGAACGCGCTGGGCATGGAGGCGGCGATCCAGAAGCTCGGGTACGCCGAGACCACCCGCGCCGACATCCCGTTCCGCGACTACGCGCCCGGCGACTGGGACGACTGGCCGCCGATCTTCACCCCGATGTACGCGATCTACCAGGGCGCTGTCGGGCACACCGTGGAGATCCCGCTCGCGGTGAACAACGCGAACTACAACACCCTGCCGGTCGAGGAACTGCGCCGCCGGTCGGCGATCAACACGGACGTGGCGGCCGCGACGATCGAGGCCACGCTGGTCTACGCCGGCACGAACAAGGCGTCGCTGCTCGCCGGTCAGATCGAGCAGTTCCGCCGTGGCTGGGCGGGAGAGGCCGCCCCGGTCATCCCGGACGGTTTCGTGGACGGGTTCGGGCCGGAGGATCGGTACTCCACGACGTACCCCAGGGCGTATGTCATCCCCGCGGGAACGCCTGCCGCGACGCGCCTGGTCAACCACCTGATCGACAACGACGTGCGGATCAAGAAGGCACACCGGGACTTCACGGTGAACGGCCGCCGGTACGCCGCCGGCACCTACATCGTGGACATGCACCAGCCGAAGCGTGGTCTCGCGAACGTGCTGCTGGAGGCGGGCCGGGACATCTCCGACCTGGTGCCGCAGATGTACGACATCTCCGGGTGGAGCCACGGCCTGCTCTGGGGCGCCACCGTGGACGCCAGCCGGCACGCGGTCCCGCGCGTCGCCACGTCCCCGGTCGAGGAGGCCGTGCTCCAGGGCTCGGTCGACGCGCGCAAGGGCAGCGACCTGCTGCTGAAGCTGGCCGACGGCAACGATGTGCGCGCGGTGAACGAGCTGCTCGCGCAGGGGATCAAGCTCCGGCGAGCAGACGCGGCCACCGTCGTGGTCCCGGCCGAGGCGCGGCCCGAGGCCTCCGCGGTGGCGAAGACCCTGGGGGTACGTTTCACAGCGGCGTCCCGCGGCACCAAGGGTGACGTCTTCGATCAGCCGGTGATCGCCGGAGCGGTCTCCGCGGACGAGCTGTTCGCCCTCAAGGAGATGGGGTTCGCCGTCCGCACGGTGTCGACGGCGGTGCTCAACGCCGGCGCCTCACTGGACGGCGTGGACACGCTGATCGTCTCGTCCGGCCTGTCCTACGCCGGGTTGAACGCGACCGGCAAGGCGACGGTGGACGCGTTCCTGGCCCGGGGCGGCGGCGTCGTCACCCGGGGCGCGACCGGTGCCGCCTTCAACGCGGCGGCCAAGCTGCTGCCGGCGGTGGCGACGGCCGGCCGCGGTGACGCCAACGGTGTGGTGAACGTGGTCAATTCCGGTCCCGTGGTGGGAGCGGGTTCGCTGCCGCACTCGTTCGTCTACTCGCCGATCTGGTTCACCGGCAGCGGATTCACCGTCGAGCAGCGGTACGGCGCGACTCCGCTGGTGGCCGGCCACTGGCAGCCGACGGCGGCCGGGACGAACGGTCCCGCCCAGGCGGCGGGTCAGGCCGCGGTGGTCTCCGGGGCGACGGCCGGCGCGGGACGGGCGGTCCTGTTCGGCACCGAGCCGCTGTTCCGGGCCCACCCGAAGGGCCTGTACGCGCAGTATGCCCGCGCTCTCCTCTGGACCGCCGGGTAG
- a CDS encoding RDD family protein: MTTPAEDLPYGWAPLVADRVLPTPALVTPGGRIAAGLLDLLLFVVTLGAGWLVWAMFTWPAGQTPAKRLLGHVVADGVTGRPFGRRRMAFREVCLKVALNVVTLTAFAWIDCFFVFTDQHRTLHDRIADSVVVER; the protein is encoded by the coding sequence ATGACCACACCGGCCGAAGATCTTCCCTATGGATGGGCGCCGCTGGTCGCTGATCGGGTCCTGCCCACGCCGGCGCTGGTCACGCCGGGCGGCCGGATCGCGGCGGGGCTGCTCGATCTGCTGCTGTTCGTGGTGACGCTCGGCGCCGGCTGGCTGGTGTGGGCGATGTTCACCTGGCCGGCCGGTCAGACGCCGGCGAAGAGGCTGCTCGGTCACGTGGTCGCGGACGGCGTCACCGGGCGGCCGTTCGGGCGGCGGCGGATGGCGTTCCGCGAGGTGTGCCTGAAGGTCGCGCTGAACGTCGTGACGCTCACCGCGTTCGCCTGGATCGACTGCTTCTTCGTCTTCACCGACCAGCATCGGACCCTGCACGACCGCATCGCTGACTCGGTCGTGGTGGAACGCTGA
- a CDS encoding ABC transporter ATP-binding protein, protein MFGGGFGGPGGGPGSGAIGGMGGTGAGRRGGSPFTGIPPELAAGVAVLESREPDPGEPDPVFSQQPDGGRLTLWSLLSRRPYFLVTAAVAVVVEAMLLQSGPLLVQIGIDHGISAGDRRVLIASAVAFLASVGLTALASGVRIRQSGRLAAYAMRDLRVRIFTHLQRLSLDFYVKEKAGVTMTRMTSDVEALQQLLQEGFAQFLIHGLTMVLVTAVLIHYNATLALITFVLVVPPLLLLSLWFRRAADVGYNRQRDSIASLFSHLSESLYGVRVITAHNQQDRNVIEHRGVVGAYRDANDHTGRINAIYGPGTSVIGLLGLAAILGIGGRMVLGGTLTIGELTAFVLYLNAFFQPVQQLVQLYTNYQQARAALGKLRGLLTTRPSVPEKSSSVPLPPVVGEIMLHDVTFGYFDDRPVLRNVSLRISPGETVACVGPTGAGKSTLAKLVSRLYDPAAGTVLIDGHDLRDVTLESLHRQVGVVPQEPFLFAGTLRDNIAFARPSATDAQVMAAIEAVGLTDLVDRSPGGVHTILHERGQSVSSGERQLIALARVFVAEPRIVILDEATSSLDLRSELRVEAAIQRLLQGRTAILVAHRLSTAARADRVIVVDDGRIQESGPHAELVAAGGRYAAMYATWQSHHPVRDDRP, encoded by the coding sequence ATGTTCGGCGGTGGGTTCGGCGGGCCCGGCGGAGGGCCCGGCTCCGGAGCGATCGGCGGCATGGGCGGCACCGGAGCCGGCCGCCGGGGCGGGAGCCCGTTCACCGGCATTCCACCGGAGCTGGCGGCCGGCGTGGCGGTCCTGGAGTCCCGGGAGCCCGATCCCGGTGAGCCGGACCCGGTCTTCAGCCAGCAGCCGGACGGCGGACGGCTGACACTGTGGTCGCTGCTGTCACGCCGGCCGTACTTCCTGGTCACGGCCGCGGTGGCGGTCGTCGTCGAAGCGATGCTGCTGCAATCGGGGCCTCTCCTCGTACAGATAGGCATTGATCATGGAATCAGCGCGGGGGATCGTCGGGTTCTGATCGCGTCGGCCGTCGCCTTTCTCGCGTCCGTCGGGCTGACCGCGCTCGCCTCCGGGGTGCGGATCAGGCAGAGCGGGCGGCTGGCCGCCTACGCCATGCGTGACCTGCGCGTTCGCATCTTCACCCACCTGCAGCGGCTGAGCCTCGACTTCTACGTGAAGGAGAAGGCCGGCGTCACGATGACCCGGATGACCTCCGATGTGGAAGCGCTGCAGCAACTGCTCCAGGAGGGGTTCGCGCAGTTTCTGATCCATGGCCTCACCATGGTGCTGGTCACCGCGGTGCTGATCCACTACAACGCCACGCTCGCACTGATCACTTTCGTCCTCGTCGTGCCGCCGCTGCTGCTGCTCTCGCTCTGGTTCCGGCGCGCCGCCGACGTCGGGTACAACCGGCAGCGCGACTCGATCGCCTCGCTCTTCTCGCACCTGTCCGAGAGCCTCTACGGCGTCCGGGTGATCACCGCGCACAACCAGCAGGACCGCAACGTCATCGAGCACCGCGGGGTCGTCGGCGCCTATCGCGACGCGAACGATCACACCGGGCGGATCAATGCGATCTATGGCCCCGGTACGTCGGTGATCGGCCTGCTCGGGCTCGCGGCGATCCTCGGCATCGGCGGGAGGATGGTGCTGGGCGGCACGCTCACGATCGGCGAGCTGACCGCTTTCGTTCTCTATCTGAACGCGTTCTTCCAGCCCGTTCAGCAGCTGGTGCAGCTGTACACGAACTACCAGCAGGCGCGGGCGGCGCTGGGGAAGTTGCGCGGACTCCTGACGACGAGGCCCAGCGTTCCGGAGAAGTCGTCATCCGTCCCTTTGCCGCCGGTCGTCGGCGAGATCATGCTGCATGACGTCACGTTCGGTTACTTCGATGATCGGCCGGTGTTGCGCAATGTGAGCCTGCGTATCTCGCCCGGCGAGACCGTCGCCTGCGTCGGCCCGACCGGCGCCGGCAAGTCCACCCTCGCGAAGCTGGTGTCCCGCCTCTACGACCCGGCGGCCGGAACCGTGCTGATCGACGGTCATGATCTGCGGGACGTGACGCTGGAATCGCTGCACCGGCAGGTCGGCGTGGTGCCGCAGGAGCCGTTCCTCTTCGCCGGAACCCTGCGCGACAACATCGCCTTCGCCCGCCCGTCAGCGACCGACGCGCAGGTCATGGCGGCGATCGAAGCGGTGGGACTGACCGATCTCGTCGACCGCTCCCCCGGCGGCGTCCACACGATCCTCCACGAACGCGGCCAGTCCGTCTCGTCCGGCGAACGCCAGCTGATCGCCCTCGCCCGCGTCTTCGTGGCCGAACCCCGCATCGTGATCCTCGACGAGGCCACCTCCAGCCTCGACCTCCGCTCCGAACTGCGCGTCGAGGCCGCCATCCAGCGTCTCCTCCAGGGCCGGACCGCCATCCTGGTCGCCCACCGCCTCTCCACGGCGGCCCGGGCCGATCGGGTCATCGTGGTCGATGACGGTCGGATCCAGGAGTCCGGCCCCCACGCCGAACTGGTTGCCGCGGGTGGGCGATATGCCGCCATGTACGCGACCTGGCAATCCCATCATCCGGTACGGGATGACCGTCCGTAA